One window of the Thermasporomyces composti genome contains the following:
- a CDS encoding XdhC family protein translates to MRDVMDDVLPRYAAGERFALATVVRTWSSAPRPPGATMAVTADGATVGSVSGGCVESAVYELAQEVIATGRPVRQRYGVSDEDAFAVGLTCGGSLDVFVEPVDRASFPELLRLGEDLRAGRPVALATVTEGRAAVGAHVLVWPDEVAGSLGSPGLDQAVVADARAMLAQGSTGERRYGPDGERRAADVTVFIQSFAAPPRMLIFGAIDFAAAVARMGRFLGYRVTVCDARPVFATSRRVPDAHEVVVDWPHRYLAAQVEAGLVDDRTVVCVLTHDPKFDVPLLRVALRAPAAYIGVMGSRRTHAARVEALRAAGVSEEELARLSAPIGLDLRGRTPEETAVSIAAEIIALRWGGSGRRLRDLEGRIHGPDPDDPEGERSGDLDPRDR, encoded by the coding sequence GTGCGTGACGTGATGGACGACGTTCTGCCCCGGTACGCGGCGGGTGAGCGGTTCGCCCTGGCGACCGTGGTCCGGACCTGGAGCAGCGCCCCTCGACCGCCTGGGGCCACGATGGCCGTGACCGCGGACGGGGCGACGGTGGGCAGCGTCTCCGGCGGATGTGTCGAGTCAGCGGTGTACGAGCTGGCTCAGGAGGTGATCGCGACCGGCCGGCCGGTTCGGCAACGCTATGGCGTCAGTGACGAGGACGCCTTCGCGGTCGGCCTGACGTGCGGCGGGAGCCTCGACGTCTTCGTCGAACCGGTCGACCGGGCGTCCTTCCCCGAGTTGCTTCGCCTCGGCGAGGATCTCCGCGCGGGCCGGCCGGTCGCGCTCGCCACCGTGACCGAGGGTCGTGCGGCGGTGGGGGCACACGTGCTGGTCTGGCCGGACGAGGTCGCGGGCTCGCTCGGATCTCCGGGGCTGGATCAAGCCGTCGTCGCGGACGCGCGGGCGATGCTGGCGCAGGGCTCCACGGGGGAGCGTCGGTACGGGCCGGACGGCGAGCGGCGTGCTGCGGACGTGACGGTCTTCATCCAGTCGTTCGCGGCGCCACCGCGCATGCTCATCTTCGGTGCGATCGACTTCGCCGCGGCGGTCGCGCGCATGGGCAGGTTCCTCGGCTACCGCGTCACGGTGTGCGACGCGCGCCCCGTCTTCGCGACATCCCGGCGCGTCCCGGACGCCCACGAGGTGGTGGTCGACTGGCCCCATCGCTACCTCGCGGCCCAGGTCGAGGCGGGGCTGGTCGACGATCGCACGGTGGTGTGCGTGCTGACCCATGACCCGAAGTTCGACGTCCCCCTGCTGCGGGTCGCCCTCCGGGCGCCGGCCGCCTACATCGGGGTCATGGGCAGCCGGCGCACCCATGCCGCACGCGTCGAGGCGCTGCGGGCCGCCGGCGTCAGCGAGGAGGAGCTGGCGCGGCTGTCCGCGCCGATCGGGCTCGACCTTCGAGGTCGGACCCCGGAGGAGACCGCGGTGTCGATCGCCGCGGAGATCATCGCGCTGCGGTGGGGCGGGTCCGGTCGTCGACTTCGTGACCTCGAGGGACGCATCCACGGTCCTGATCCGGATGACCCCGAGGGCGAACGGTCAGGTGACCTCGACCCGCGCGATCGGTGA
- a CDS encoding ABC transporter permease, translating to MTTPRDGFPPGTEDAPTGRGTFTPAPGAAPLVRMVLAQGLLETRLLLRNGEQVLLALVIPLLLLVVGTLAPGIELGGSRRIDVLAPGVLALAVMSTSFTSVAIATGFERRYGVLKRLGASPLPRVGLLAGKLVAVGLVEALQVLVIVTAAALLGWRPHPHAGAVAVAVALVLAGTAAFGALGLLMAGTLRAEATLAAANLVYLLLLVGGATLVPVDAYPAVLQPVIGWLPSGALGEGLRHVLATAVPSMEVAVTSLGVLVAWAVSGSLITARVFQWE from the coding sequence ATGACGACACCCCGGGACGGCTTCCCACCCGGCACGGAGGACGCTCCGACCGGTCGCGGCACGTTCACGCCCGCACCCGGCGCGGCGCCGCTCGTCCGCATGGTGCTCGCCCAGGGCCTGTTGGAGACCCGGTTGCTGCTGCGGAACGGCGAGCAGGTCCTCCTCGCGCTGGTCATCCCCCTGCTTCTCCTCGTCGTGGGCACCCTCGCGCCCGGGATCGAGCTGGGTGGTTCCCGGCGTATCGACGTCCTCGCCCCCGGTGTCCTCGCGCTCGCGGTCATGTCCACGTCGTTCACGAGCGTGGCGATCGCGACCGGCTTCGAACGCCGGTACGGGGTGCTGAAGAGGCTGGGAGCCTCCCCGCTCCCCCGCGTCGGCCTGCTCGCCGGCAAGCTCGTGGCGGTGGGGTTGGTGGAGGCGCTCCAGGTCCTCGTCATCGTGACGGCCGCCGCCCTGCTCGGCTGGCGGCCCCACCCACACGCCGGCGCTGTCGCGGTCGCCGTGGCGCTCGTCCTCGCCGGGACGGCGGCGTTCGGCGCGCTCGGCCTGCTCATGGCCGGAACCTTGCGCGCGGAGGCCACGCTCGCCGCGGCCAACCTGGTGTACCTGCTCCTTCTCGTTGGTGGCGCGACGCTCGTACCGGTGGACGCCTACCCGGCCGTGCTCCAGCCCGTGATCGGTTGGTTGCCCTCAGGAGCGCTCGGGGAAGGACTGCGTCACGTGCTCGCCACGGCCGTGCCCTCGATGGAGGTAGCCGTCACCTCACTCGGGGTCTTGGTGGCGTGGGCGGTCAGTGGCTCGCTCATCACCGCGCGCGTGTTCCAGTGGGAGTGA
- a CDS encoding helix-turn-helix domain-containing protein: MKNVGPSPATSAAPAGAPASRRQSRSDATHLSTRTRERVARAILEGGPQTASALAERLGITPAAVRRHLDAMAAEGVVVARDQRVRGRRGRGRPAKVFALTDAGRSAFYQAYDDLAVSALRYIRETGGERALQEFARRVATRLEERYHAVAAAAPEKAGTAALAEALSADGYAASVEPVRLGEQVCQHHCPVAHVAEQFPELCEAETEVFARLLGRHVQRLATIAHGDGVCTTHVPRTEIVSTLHQERLGRSTASKAKEATLRRTTTATTRRNHSGTQAPATSGTPESRTGRTTSP; this comes from the coding sequence GTGAAAAACGTCGGTCCGTCTCCTGCGACGTCGGCCGCGCCGGCTGGTGCGCCAGCGTCGCGTCGGCAGAGTCGGAGCGACGCCACCCATCTCTCGACGAGGACGAGGGAGCGGGTAGCCCGGGCGATCCTCGAGGGCGGGCCGCAGACGGCTTCCGCCCTCGCCGAGCGTCTGGGTATCACTCCGGCCGCGGTCCGGCGCCACCTGGACGCCATGGCCGCCGAAGGGGTCGTGGTCGCCCGTGACCAGCGGGTCCGAGGCCGGAGGGGACGGGGGCGACCGGCCAAGGTGTTCGCCCTCACCGACGCCGGGCGCAGCGCCTTCTACCAGGCGTACGACGATCTGGCGGTCAGCGCGCTGCGCTACATCCGGGAGACCGGCGGCGAGCGTGCTCTCCAGGAGTTCGCGCGCCGTGTCGCGACTCGCCTGGAGGAGCGCTACCACGCGGTGGCCGCGGCGGCGCCGGAGAAGGCGGGCACGGCAGCGCTTGCCGAGGCGCTGTCCGCGGACGGGTACGCTGCCTCGGTCGAGCCGGTACGGCTCGGCGAGCAGGTGTGCCAGCACCACTGCCCGGTGGCGCACGTCGCCGAGCAGTTCCCGGAGCTTTGCGAGGCCGAGACGGAGGTGTTCGCCCGGCTGCTTGGGCGGCATGTGCAGCGCCTCGCCACGATCGCGCACGGCGACGGGGTCTGCACCACGCACGTTCCGCGCACTGAGATCGTGAGCACGCTCCACCAGGAGCGCCTCGGCCGGTCCACAGCGTCGAAGGCGAAAGAGGCGACGCTCAGGCGGACGACGACCGCGACGACACGTAGGAACCACTCGGGGACGCAAGCCCCGGCGACATCCGGAACACCCGAGTCCCGGACTGGAAGGACTACTTCTCCATGA
- a CDS encoding aldo/keto reductase: MDYTTPRPDLYDVPYTATEFHGMPYRQLGASGLRASVIGLGTWKFGYPHTGDGARVDERTAFAIFDRAVELGVTFWDTANRYNAGSGNSERLIGRWFRANPDQRRNIVLATKLYGGMDGATPNHSGLSRGNIRDALHASLSRLQLDYVDLLYFHRFDPTVPIEESLETIEDLVREGLIRYFAVSNFTKDQLASYLEVQRSLSRRCRPVAVQNKYDPLGREPEPYVGVLEFCAAHDIAFVPYSPLAGGLLTTRYLDPAKAGAGDRLVDEGTLQSVATPERLAAVRRLVKLAESWDMAVNQLALAYLLTLPGMGPQIPSSSTVAQLESNAAAGRIVLTEEQVREVEAALAPTT, translated from the coding sequence ATGGACTACACCACGCCCCGTCCGGACCTCTACGACGTGCCCTACACGGCCACGGAGTTCCACGGCATGCCCTATCGCCAGCTCGGCGCGTCCGGCCTGCGAGCCTCCGTCATCGGCCTCGGCACCTGGAAGTTCGGGTACCCGCACACCGGAGACGGCGCCCGCGTCGACGAGCGCACCGCTTTCGCCATCTTCGACCGCGCGGTCGAGCTGGGCGTGACGTTCTGGGACACGGCCAACCGCTACAACGCCGGCTCGGGCAACTCCGAGCGACTGATCGGTCGGTGGTTCCGCGCCAATCCCGACCAGCGTCGCAACATCGTCCTCGCCACGAAGCTGTACGGCGGGATGGACGGCGCGACGCCCAACCACAGCGGCCTCTCGCGCGGCAACATCCGCGACGCGCTCCACGCGTCGCTCTCCCGTCTGCAGCTCGACTACGTCGACTTGCTCTACTTCCACCGGTTCGACCCGACCGTGCCCATCGAGGAGAGTCTGGAGACGATCGAGGACCTCGTCCGCGAGGGCTTGATCCGCTACTTCGCCGTCTCCAACTTCACCAAGGACCAGCTCGCGTCCTACCTCGAGGTGCAGCGCAGCTTGTCCCGGCGGTGTCGACCCGTGGCCGTCCAGAACAAGTACGACCCGCTCGGCCGCGAGCCCGAGCCGTACGTGGGTGTGCTGGAGTTCTGCGCCGCCCACGACATCGCCTTCGTCCCCTACAGCCCACTGGCCGGCGGCCTGCTGACCACCCGCTACCTCGACCCCGCCAAGGCCGGCGCCGGTGACCGGCTCGTCGACGAGGGCACGCTGCAGTCGGTCGCCACGCCGGAGAGGCTGGCTGCGGTGCGGCGCCTGGTCAAGCTGGCCGAGTCCTGGGACATGGCGGTGAACCAGCTCGCCTTGGCGTACCTGCTCACGCTGCCGGGGATGGGACCGCAGATCCCGAGCAGCTCCACGGTCGCCCAGCTGGAGTCGAACGCAGCCGCCGGTCGGATCGTCCTGACCGAGGAGCAGGTCCGCGAGGTGGAGGCCGCGCTGGCGCCGACGACCTGA
- a CDS encoding ABC transporter ATP-binding protein — protein MVVEVEDLVVRYGRGRSAVTALDGLTLTAARGQVTAVLGPNGAGKTTMVETCEGYRRPSAGTVRVLGLDPIRDRRRLLPRLGVMPQSGGAWPGARAEELLRHVARLYAHPLDVDMLVERLDLASCRRTPYRRLSGGERQRLSLAMALVGRPELAFLDEPTAGLDPAARRATWELIEELRADGVSVILTTHLMDEVERLADQVYVVDHGVVIASGTPAELTTRGAANTLRFRGPAGLDLRSLVAALPEDCAVSEPSPGHYLIVGKIDPHLLATVTAWCAAHGVMPDALAVERHTLEDVFLELTGRELRR, from the coding sequence ATGGTCGTCGAGGTGGAGGACCTCGTCGTGCGATACGGGCGCGGCCGATCGGCCGTCACCGCGCTCGACGGGCTCACCCTCACCGCCGCGCGCGGTCAGGTGACAGCCGTGCTGGGCCCGAACGGCGCCGGCAAGACGACCATGGTCGAGACGTGCGAGGGCTACCGCCGCCCGAGCGCGGGAACCGTCCGCGTCCTCGGACTGGACCCGATCCGCGACCGGCGCCGACTCCTGCCACGGCTCGGCGTCATGCCGCAGTCCGGCGGCGCGTGGCCAGGGGCGCGGGCCGAGGAGCTGCTCCGCCACGTCGCGCGCCTCTACGCCCACCCCCTCGACGTCGACATGCTCGTCGAGCGGCTCGACCTCGCCTCGTGCCGCCGGACGCCGTACCGGCGGCTGTCCGGTGGGGAGCGACAACGTCTCTCGCTGGCGATGGCGCTGGTCGGCCGGCCCGAGCTGGCGTTCCTCGACGAGCCGACCGCCGGCCTGGACCCGGCGGCTCGGCGCGCGACGTGGGAGTTGATCGAGGAGCTGAGAGCCGACGGCGTGTCGGTGATCCTCACCACACACCTCATGGACGAGGTCGAGCGCCTCGCTGACCAGGTGTACGTCGTGGACCACGGCGTCGTCATCGCGTCCGGCACCCCCGCCGAGCTGACCACCCGCGGCGCGGCCAACACCCTGCGGTTTCGCGGACCGGCCGGGCTCGACCTGCGCTCCCTCGTCGCGGCGCTGCCGGAGGACTGCGCGGTCAGCGAACCGAGCCCCGGTCACTACTTGATCGTCGGCAAGATCGACCCTCACCTCCTCGCGACGGTCACCGCGTGGTGCGCCGCCCACGGCGTCATGCCGGACGCTCTCGCGGTCGAGCGACACACCCTGGAGGACGTGTTCCTCGAGCTCACCGGCCGGGAGCTGCGACGATGA
- a CDS encoding tyrosine-protein phosphatase, which translates to MTPLHLDWPNCLNARDLGGLPTADGRTIRREALVRTDNHTKLTEEGVRAVKEYGVSRIIDLRRTTECERAPSPFQGSSLYRSIPVQDPADPDNESLSLAEIYIAMLDLRPQLFAAAVGAIADAPPGPVVVHCAGGKDRTGMVVAMALRIAGVEPDVIAQDYALSQERLAEENAAVLARIEDPVLRENVRRLQVTAPETMLTTLAHLESRYGGVAEYLKGGGLTDDQLTALRQRLV; encoded by the coding sequence GTGACGCCACTTCATCTGGATTGGCCCAACTGCCTCAATGCGCGCGACCTCGGCGGTCTTCCCACTGCCGACGGGAGGACCATCCGGCGCGAGGCACTGGTCCGGACCGACAACCACACCAAGCTCACCGAGGAAGGCGTCCGCGCGGTCAAGGAGTACGGCGTCAGCCGGATCATCGACCTGCGCCGCACCACCGAGTGCGAGCGTGCTCCGAGCCCGTTCCAGGGGTCGTCGCTCTACCGCTCCATCCCGGTCCAGGATCCGGCCGACCCGGACAACGAGTCGTTGAGCCTTGCCGAGATCTACATCGCGATGCTCGACCTGCGGCCGCAGCTGTTCGCGGCCGCGGTGGGCGCGATCGCTGACGCTCCTCCAGGCCCGGTCGTCGTCCACTGCGCTGGGGGCAAGGACCGGACGGGCATGGTCGTGGCCATGGCTCTCCGCATCGCTGGCGTCGAGCCCGACGTCATCGCTCAGGACTACGCCCTGAGTCAGGAGCGGCTGGCCGAGGAGAACGCCGCGGTCCTCGCGAGGATCGAGGACCCGGTGCTGCGGGAGAACGTTCGACGCCTGCAGGTCACCGCACCGGAGACCATGCTCACCACTCTCGCCCACCTGGAAAGCAGGTACGGCGGCGTGGCGGAGTACCTCAAGGGCGGAGGCCTCACCGACGACCAGCTCACCGCGCTCCGCCAGCGGCTCGTCTGA
- the sufB gene encoding Fe-S cluster assembly protein SufB, with the protein MTSTAHPELEGLGRYQYGWADRDIAGATAKRGLSEEVVREISALKNEPEWMLNIRLRGLKAFYRKPMPTWGADLSEIDFDIIKYYVRSTEKKATSWDELPEDIRRTYDRLGIPEAEKQRLIAGVAAQYESEVVYHKIREDLEQQGVIFLDTDTGLKEHPEIFQEYFGTVVPPGDNKFAALNTAVWSGGSFIYVPPGVHVEIPLQAYFRINTENMGQFERTLIIVDEGAYVHYVEGCTAPIYKSDSLHAAVVEIIVKKNGRCRYTTIQNWSNNVYNLVTKRATAAEGATMEWVDGNIGSKVTMKYPAVYLMGEHAKGETLSIAFAGEGQHQDAGAKMVHCAPRTSSTIVSKSVARSGGRTSYRGLVEVREGAEHSKSTVKCDALLVDTVSRSDTYPYVDVREDDVEMAHEATVSKVTDDQLFYLMSRGLNEDEAMAMIVRGFVEPIARELPMEYALELNRLIELQMEGAVG; encoded by the coding sequence ATGACGAGCACCGCCCATCCCGAGCTCGAGGGTCTCGGACGCTACCAGTACGGCTGGGCCGACCGCGACATCGCGGGCGCCACCGCGAAGCGCGGCCTGTCCGAAGAGGTCGTCCGCGAGATCTCCGCGCTCAAGAACGAGCCCGAGTGGATGCTGAACATCAGGCTCCGCGGGCTGAAGGCGTTCTACCGCAAGCCGATGCCCACCTGGGGCGCCGACTTGTCGGAGATCGACTTCGACATCATCAAGTACTACGTGCGCTCGACGGAGAAGAAGGCCACGAGCTGGGACGAACTGCCCGAGGACATCCGGAGGACCTACGACCGACTCGGCATCCCCGAGGCGGAGAAGCAGCGTCTCATCGCTGGTGTCGCGGCCCAGTACGAGAGCGAGGTCGTCTACCACAAGATCCGGGAGGACCTCGAGCAGCAGGGCGTGATCTTCCTCGACACCGACACCGGCCTGAAGGAGCACCCGGAGATCTTCCAGGAGTACTTCGGGACGGTCGTCCCGCCGGGTGACAACAAGTTCGCCGCGCTCAACACCGCCGTGTGGTCGGGTGGCTCGTTCATCTACGTGCCGCCGGGCGTCCACGTCGAGATTCCGCTCCAGGCCTACTTCCGGATCAACACCGAGAACATGGGCCAGTTCGAGCGGACGTTGATCATCGTGGACGAGGGTGCCTACGTGCACTACGTCGAGGGCTGCACGGCTCCGATCTACAAGTCGGACTCGCTGCACGCCGCGGTGGTCGAGATCATCGTGAAGAAGAACGGCCGCTGCCGGTACACCACGATCCAGAACTGGTCCAACAACGTCTACAACCTCGTGACGAAGCGGGCCACGGCGGCCGAGGGCGCGACCATGGAGTGGGTCGACGGCAACATCGGGTCCAAGGTCACGATGAAGTACCCGGCCGTCTACCTCATGGGTGAGCACGCCAAGGGGGAGACGCTCTCGATCGCCTTCGCCGGCGAGGGCCAGCACCAGGACGCCGGCGCCAAGATGGTCCACTGCGCGCCTCGGACGTCGTCCACGATCGTCTCCAAGTCCGTCGCGCGAAGCGGTGGTCGTACCTCCTACCGTGGCCTGGTCGAGGTCCGGGAAGGCGCCGAGCACTCCAAGAGCACGGTGAAGTGCGACGCCCTTCTCGTCGACACGGTGAGCCGCTCCGACACCTACCCCTACGTCGACGTCCGGGAAGACGACGTGGAGATGGCCCACGAGGCGACGGTGTCCAAGGTCACCGACGACCAGCTCTTCTACCTCATGAGCCGCGGGCTCAACGAGGACGAGGCGATGGCGATGATCGTCCGCGGTTTCGTGGAGCCGATCGCGCGTGAGCTCCCGATGGAGTACGCGCTGGAGCTCAACCGCCTCATCGAGCTGCAGATGGAGGGGGCCGTCGGCTGA
- a CDS encoding heme o synthase: protein MREETVGVGSRPSSWRDVVAAYVALTKPRIIELLLVTSVPVMFLAEGGVPPLGLVLATTVGGILAAGSANTLNCLFDRDIDERMRRTRRRPLPRHVVAPRQALIFGVVLGLVSTIWLGVLVNWLSAWLALAANAFYILVYTLLLKRRTSQNIVWGGIAGCFPVLIGWAAIRDSVDWVPVVLALVVFFWTPPHTWTLAMRYRDDYAAAEVPMLPVVASERNVAWQVVAYTAATVAASLAVWPLARTGWFYPVAAGVLGAGVLAEAVAMLARVVRGKSGLDLRPMRFFHWSNIYLALVFAAIAIDPLLTG, encoded by the coding sequence GTGCGCGAGGAGACCGTTGGAGTCGGCTCGAGACCTTCGAGCTGGCGTGACGTGGTGGCGGCGTACGTCGCCTTGACCAAGCCCAGGATCATCGAGCTGCTGCTCGTCACCAGTGTGCCGGTGATGTTCCTCGCCGAAGGCGGGGTACCTCCCCTCGGGCTGGTGCTCGCCACCACGGTGGGCGGGATCCTCGCGGCCGGCAGCGCCAACACCCTCAACTGCCTCTTCGACCGCGACATCGACGAGCGGATGCGGCGTACTCGCCGACGGCCGCTGCCGCGGCACGTCGTCGCCCCACGCCAGGCGTTGATCTTTGGCGTCGTGCTCGGGCTGGTCTCGACGATCTGGCTCGGCGTCCTGGTCAACTGGCTGTCGGCTTGGCTCGCGCTCGCGGCGAACGCCTTCTACATCCTCGTCTACACCCTGCTCCTGAAGCGCCGGACGTCGCAGAACATCGTCTGGGGTGGCATCGCGGGATGCTTCCCGGTGCTGATCGGCTGGGCCGCGATCCGGGACTCGGTCGACTGGGTACCGGTGGTCCTCGCGCTCGTGGTGTTCTTCTGGACGCCTCCCCACACGTGGACGCTGGCGATGCGCTACCGGGATGACTACGCGGCCGCTGAGGTGCCGATGCTCCCCGTGGTGGCGTCGGAACGCAACGTCGCCTGGCAGGTGGTGGCCTACACCGCGGCCACCGTGGCCGCCTCGCTCGCGGTCTGGCCGCTCGCGCGGACCGGATGGTTCTACCCCGTGGCGGCCGGTGTCCTCGGCGCCGGTGTCCTGGCCGAGGCGGTGGCCATGCTCGCCCGGGTCGTCCGCGGCAAGAGCGGGCTGGATCTCCGCCCGATGCGGTTCTTCCATTGGTCCAACATCTACCTGGCGCTGGTCTTCGCCGCGATCGCGATCGACCCCTTGCTCACCGGCTGA
- a CDS encoding DHA2 family efflux MFS transporter permease subunit, translating to MDAKPPGSDGPPGSGLPPGKDCPPDRERPGFAIDSPSGRWVLAGAILGSGVALLDATVVTIALPAIRQNLGGGLVVQQWVVDGYVLSLGSLLLLGGVLGDRYGRRRTFLIGLMTFTAASLACGLAPNAASLILARLAQGVGGALLVPGSLALIYATLRAEDHGRAVGVWAGLTGVASAVGPLVGGWLVAAASWRWVFLLNLPFAAVALGVIRRHVPESRDPTSPRRLDLAGAAAISIGLAGVTFACIEVPVRGWSAVTVLAGVAGAAGLTAFPLLETRHPAPLLPLRIFSSRQFTGANLTTFGVYAALSGALFLLALQLQQTLRYSAFAAGLALLPITIVMLLLSPRVGALGQRIGPRAPMTVGPLVAGLGLLLMARVQHGGAYWTHVFPAVTVFGLGMAITVAPLTSTVLASVPEHLVGAASGVNNAVARVAGLLAVAVLPTVAGIPVTTAGPLGPGFARAMLASAALCAAGAVVAFATVRTGARVRPHPPPGARHACLEPCTRVDVASVRSTSSDV from the coding sequence ATGGACGCCAAGCCGCCGGGCAGCGACGGCCCACCGGGCAGTGGCCTGCCGCCGGGCAAGGACTGCCCGCCCGACCGTGAGCGACCCGGGTTCGCCATCGACTCCCCATCCGGTCGCTGGGTGCTCGCCGGCGCGATCCTCGGGTCCGGTGTCGCTCTCCTCGACGCGACCGTCGTCACCATCGCGTTGCCGGCGATCCGCCAGAACCTGGGCGGTGGGCTCGTCGTGCAGCAGTGGGTGGTGGACGGCTACGTACTGTCCCTAGGCTCGCTGCTCCTGCTCGGCGGCGTCCTCGGCGACCGGTACGGCCGACGGCGGACATTCCTGATCGGCCTCATGACGTTCACGGCGGCGTCACTCGCGTGCGGTCTCGCGCCCAACGCCGCGAGCCTGATCCTGGCCCGGCTCGCCCAGGGCGTGGGCGGCGCGCTGCTCGTGCCGGGCAGCCTCGCGCTCATCTACGCGACCCTGCGCGCGGAGGACCACGGTCGGGCGGTCGGCGTCTGGGCCGGGCTCACCGGCGTCGCCTCGGCGGTCGGTCCTTTGGTGGGCGGCTGGCTGGTCGCGGCGGCGTCGTGGCGCTGGGTGTTCCTGCTCAACCTCCCGTTCGCGGCGGTCGCCCTGGGGGTCATCCGGCGCCACGTGCCGGAGAGCCGGGACCCCACCTCGCCGCGCCGGCTCGACCTGGCCGGCGCCGCCGCGATCTCGATCGGCCTGGCCGGCGTCACCTTCGCCTGCATCGAGGTCCCGGTGCGCGGCTGGAGCGCGGTCACGGTGCTGGCCGGCGTCGCGGGTGCGGCCGGGCTGACCGCGTTCCCACTCCTGGAGACTCGTCACCCAGCGCCGCTGCTGCCACTCCGGATCTTCTCCTCACGGCAGTTCACCGGTGCGAACCTCACCACCTTCGGTGTCTACGCCGCGCTCAGCGGCGCGCTGTTCCTCCTCGCCTTGCAGCTGCAGCAGACCCTCCGCTACTCCGCGTTCGCCGCGGGGCTGGCCCTGTTGCCGATCACGATCGTCATGCTGCTGCTCTCGCCCCGAGTCGGCGCGCTCGGGCAGCGCATCGGCCCGCGCGCCCCGATGACCGTCGGCCCGCTCGTCGCCGGGCTCGGGCTGCTGCTCATGGCTCGGGTGCAGCACGGCGGGGCGTACTGGACGCACGTGTTCCCCGCCGTGACGGTGTTCGGCCTCGGCATGGCGATCACGGTGGCGCCGCTGACCTCGACCGTTCTCGCCTCCGTGCCCGAACACCTCGTGGGCGCGGCCTCCGGCGTCAACAACGCCGTCGCGCGCGTCGCCGGTCTGCTCGCGGTGGCGGTCCTCCCGACGGTCGCGGGCATCCCGGTGACGACCGCCGGGCCCCTCGGTCCCGGTTTCGCGCGTGCCATGCTCGCCTCGGCGGCGCTGTGCGCGGCGGGCGCGGTCGTGGCGTTCGCGACGGTGCGCACCGGCGCCCGGGTCCGACCGCACCCTCCCCCGGGTGCGCGGCACGCCTGCCTGGAGCCGTGCACCAGGGTCGACGTCGCGAGCGTCCGCTCCACCTCATCGGACGTCTGA
- a CDS encoding COX15/CtaA family protein, translated as MQLPRPTLTGVRHLAVASVVVNIAIIVTGGAVRLTGSGLGCPTWPRCTEDSFVSHPALGIHGAIEFGNRLITFVVAAVVGLAWLAALRLRPRRRDLVALASILLAGVPLQAVAGGITVLTGLNPWWVSVHFLLSPALVAIAVIFVRRCGEPAGRTQPTVPRPVRQLAYATFAAAAVVIYIGTLVTGSGPHAGDERAPRNGLDPESISQLHTDVAFLLLGLTIGTLLAFRAVGAPDRALSATRWLLGVEVAQSVIGFAQYFTGLPTVLVGLHLLGSALMVVTATTMVLGTREAASTEPVGPPGTERPAPTPVP; from the coding sequence GTGCAACTGCCCAGACCAACCCTCACCGGCGTGCGCCACCTCGCCGTCGCGTCCGTCGTGGTCAACATCGCCATCATCGTCACCGGCGGGGCGGTACGCCTGACCGGCTCGGGGTTGGGCTGCCCCACTTGGCCGCGGTGCACGGAGGACTCCTTCGTCAGCCATCCGGCCCTCGGCATCCACGGCGCGATCGAGTTCGGCAACCGTCTGATCACCTTCGTCGTCGCCGCCGTCGTCGGCCTGGCGTGGCTCGCGGCGCTCCGCCTGCGACCGCGCCGACGGGATCTCGTCGCGCTCGCCTCGATCCTGCTGGCGGGCGTCCCGCTCCAAGCCGTGGCGGGTGGCATCACCGTGCTCACCGGACTCAACCCCTGGTGGGTGTCGGTGCACTTCCTCCTCTCACCCGCGCTGGTCGCCATCGCGGTGATCTTCGTCCGACGGTGCGGGGAGCCGGCCGGCCGGACCCAGCCCACCGTCCCGCGGCCGGTCCGCCAGCTGGCCTACGCGACGTTCGCGGCCGCGGCCGTCGTCATCTACATCGGGACCCTGGTGACCGGCAGCGGTCCACACGCAGGGGACGAGCGTGCGCCTCGCAACGGGCTCGACCCCGAATCGATCAGCCAGCTGCACACCGACGTCGCGTTCCTCCTCCTGGGTCTCACGATCGGCACGTTGCTCGCGTTCCGAGCCGTCGGCGCACCCGATCGCGCGCTCAGCGCGACGAGGTGGTTGCTCGGCGTCGAGGTCGCACAGAGCGTCATCGGGTTCGCCCAGTACTTCACCGGCCTGCCGACCGTGCTCGTCGGCCTCCACTTGCTTGGCTCGGCCCTCATGGTCGTCACGGCGACCACGATGGTGCTCGGCACTCGGGAGGCGGCCTCCACGGAGCCGGTCGGACCACCCGGAACCGAGCGGCCAGCGCCCACCCCCGTGCCCTAG